One genomic window of Quercus lobata isolate SW786 chromosome 9, ValleyOak3.0 Primary Assembly, whole genome shotgun sequence includes the following:
- the LOC115960322 gene encoding TMV resistance protein N-like isoform X1: MASMSTEKASSSLSFSSIPQWKYDVFLSFRGEDTLYSFKDRLYDALKQKDIFTFKDKGKLGKGKSISPEHLKAIEESRFVIVIFSKNYASSTWCLDELAKVTRCMKKTGMTILPVFYNVDPSDVREQTGTFAKAFLEHEEHFKENIEKVQTWRAALREVANLASWHLQNETETKFIQNIVRLILNKLSGTFLVDTNGLVGINLRVEKLKSHLAMESNDVRIIGICGTGGMSKTTLARVVYGMISNQFEACCFIANVREVFKKYGLLWLQQTLLNELLMHNDMNVQGVDCGVLIKNRLRHKKIFLILDDVNELDQLNKLVGGHDWFGPGSRIIITTRDVHLLMTRKVDGIYEIEGLNYDEAFQLFNLKAFGKEHPTTDYLELSQAFVHYASGLPLAIEVLGSFLFKRRIDEWQSALDRLEKFPERKILNVLQISYDGLQETEKEIFLDNACFFNHMSRDFIIEIVDHLELLPKIELRVLNEKSLIKFHDKQLWMHDLLQQMGRDIVCHECSKDPGKRSRLWVYKDIDDVLTKKMGTETVQSIVLELSEPKKVYWDREAFSKMKCLKLLQIHHVQLMHDPKHLPNSLRFLDWSEYPSKSLPSSFQSNELVKLRLNCSNIERLWKGTKSFERLKFIELNKSLKLIETPDITEVPVLEKLILEDCVKLCEIHPSVGVHERLTLLNLKGCKSLKILPNKFEMKSLDILILSGCLKLKRIPEFAKNMGCVSGLYLDGIAITKLPTSIGNLTRLASLSVRDCKNLMSLPLTLFNMESLVNVNFSGCSKLCKLLENLGTTESVEELDVGGSAIRMMRSSNAFFKTLKKLAFGGFKLRNPDPMGSLSTSLLRSCSLIDLDISYCNLNAIPNDICCLSSLKHLDLSGNNFGCLPESIAQLSILKSLSVKNCTSLLSLPKLPLNIDCIWGFGCTSLDTVPNLLKPNSLCEAELWLSGCSKLVDNQGFIDMFLAMIKKNLQVSLSLSLCVCTRALNNMPCMFQGHSIAYRYGMVIPGSEIPEWFCHQSMGAEVNIKQPSHLCYDEWVGIAFCVVICSHNQMVDPFLFGSQICFELIANGEHIYPPVGTRVAKVSSDHLWLLYLFPKFFGEEDLIKLLWGCDENGFIKIGIHFRARDFEMKKWGLRRVYKKDIEDHNQTMAQSSNNNIIPYKGLDVFRHNFVNLAVVAKGSKAKRSRDDYDGTTPSGEGSSDDIPHPKRIERVPEFMALGNSDCEESSEYMECCEELSDCQESSESDREA, translated from the exons ATGGCCTCTATGAGCACGGAAAAAGCCTCATCttcattatcattttcttcAATACCACAATGGAAATACGATGTCTTTCTTAGTTTTAGAGGTGAGGACACCCTCTATAGTTTCAAGGATCGTCTATATGATGCCTTGAAACAAAAGGACATTTTCACCTTTAAAGACAAAGGAAAACTTGGGAAAGGAAAATCGATTTCACCGGAGCACTtgaaagcaatagaagaatcAAGATTTGTCATtgtcattttttcaaaaaactatgcGTCTTCAACATGGTGTCTAGATGAACTTGCAAAGGTCACAAGATGCATGAAAAAGACGGGAATGACAATTCTACCTGTTTTTTATAATGTTGATCCATCTGATGTACGAGAACAAACAGGAACTTTTGCAAAAGCTTTTcttgaacatgaagaacatttCAAGGAGAACATAGAGAAGGTGCAAACATGGAGAGCAGCATTAAGAGAAGTAGCCAATCTCGCCAGTTGGCATTTACAAAACGA GACTGAGACCAAATTTATCCAAAACATTGTGAGACTGATATTAAATAAATTGAGTGGCACATTTTTAGTAGATACTAACGGACTAGTAGGAATAAATCTCCGAGTTGAGAAATTGAAGTCACATTTAGCCATGGAGTCAAATGATGTTCGCATTATAGGAATTTGTGGGACGGGAGGAATGAGTAAGACAACTCTTGCTAGAGTTGTTTATGGTATGATTTCCAATCAATTTGAAGCTTGTTGTTTTATTGCTAATGTCAGggaagtttttaaaaaatatggttTACTTTGGTTACAACAAACACTTTTGAATGAACTTTTGATGCATAATGATATGAATGTACAAGGTGTTGATTGTGGAGTTCTCATCAAGAATAGGTTACgtcacaaaaagatttttctcattcttgatGATGTAAATGAATTAGACCAACTGAACAAATTAGTTGGGGGACATGATTGGTTTGGTCCAGGTAGTAGAATTATCATAACAACAAGAGATGTGCATTTGCTAATGACAAGGAAAGTAGATGGAATATATGAGATTGAAGGATTGAATTATGATGAAGCTTTTCAACTCTTTAATTTGAAAGCTTTTGGAAAAGAGCATCCTACCACAGATTATCTAGAGTTGTCCCAAGCCTTCGTACATTATGCTAGTGGTCTTCCTTTAGCCATTGAGGTTTTGGGTTCCTTTTTGTTCAAGAGACGTATAGATGAATGGCAAAGTGCATTAGATAGACTCGAAAAATTTCCCGAAAGAAAAATTCTTAATGTGCTTCAAATAAGCTATGATGGACTTCAAGAAACAGAGAAGGAAATTTTCCTGGATAATGCATGCTTCTTTAATCACATGAGTCGAGATTTTATCATAGAAATAGTAGATCATCTTGAGCTTCTCCCTAAAATTGAATTAAGGGTTCTTAATGAAAAATCTCTCATAAAATTCCATGACAAACAATTGTGGATGCATGATTTACTACAACAAATGGGTCGAGACATAGTTTGTCACGAGTGCTCTAAAGATCCTGGGAAGCGTAGTAGATTATGGGTGTATAAagacattgatgatgtgctaacaaaaaaaatg GGGACAGAGACAGTTCAAAGCATAGTATTAGAGCTGTCTGAACCGAAAAAGGTATATTGGGATCGTGAAGCCTTTTCAAAGATGAAATGTCTAAAGTTGCTCCAAATTCATCATGTTCAACTAATGCATGATCCCAAACATCTTCCTAATAGCTTAAGATTTCTTGATTGGAGTGAGTACCCTTCAAAATCTTTGCCATCAAGTTTCCAATCAAATGAACTTGTTAAACTTCGCTTGAATTGCAGTAACATCGAACGACTTTGGAAAGGAACAAAG TCTTTTGAGAGGTTGAAATTCATCGAATTGAACAAGTCCCTAAAACTTATTGAAACCCCAGATATCACGGAAGTCCCAGTTCTTGAGAAATTGATTCTTGAAGATTGCGTAAAATTATGTGAGATACATCCATCAGTTGGAGTTCATGAAAGGCTTACTCTTCTTAATTTAAAAGGTTGCAAAAGCCTCAAAattcttccaaacaaatttgaaatgaaGTCTCTTGACATTCTTATTCTTTCAGGATgcttaaaactaaaaagaattCCAGAGTTTGCAAAAAACATGGGATGTGTATCTGGGCTTTACTTGGATGGCATTGCTATTACAAAATTACCCACCTCAATTGGGAATTTGACTAGACTTGCTTCATTGAGTGTAAGAGATTGCAAAAATCTTATGTCACTTCCTCTAACTCTTTTTAATATGGAGTCACTTGTAAATGTCAATTTTTCTGGATGCTCAAAACTTTGTAAACTACTAGAGAATTTGGGGACTACTGAAAGTGTAGAAGAGCTTGATGTGGGTGGAAGTGCTATAAGAATGATGCGTTCTTCCAATGCTTTCTTCAAAACTCTTAAAAAACTAGCTTTTGGTGGATTTAAGTTGAGGAATCCCGATCCCATGGGCTCGTTATCAACTTCACTATTGCGTTCGTGTTCTTTGATCGATTTGGATATAAGTTATTGCAATCTAAATGCAATCCCCAATGACATTTGCTGCTTATCCTCCTTAAAACATTTAGATTTAAGTGGAAATAATTTTGGTTGCTTACCGGAAAGCATTGCTCAACTATCTATTCTAAAATCTTTGAGTGTAAAGAATTGCACAAGCCTTCTATCATTGCCGAAACTTCCATTAAATATTGATTGTATTTGGGGATTTGGTTGTACCTCACTGGACACAGTACCAAATCTATTGAAACCAAATTCTTTATGTGAGGCAGAACTTTGGCTTTCAGGTTGCAGTAAACTGGTTGACAATCAAGGCTTCATTGACATGTTTCTTGCAATGATAAAAAAGAACcttcaggtctctctctctctctctttgtgcgTGTGCACACGCGCTCTAAACAACATGCCTTGTATGTTTCAGGGACACTCTATTGCATATAGATACGGAATGGTTATTCCTGGAAGTGAAATTCCAGAGTGGTTTTGTCATCAAAGTATGGGGGCTGAAGTGAACATAAAACAACCTTCTCATTTATGTTATGATGAGTGGGTGGGAATTGCTTTTTGTGTTGTGATTTGTTCTCATAACCAAATGGTTGATCCTTTTCTATTTGGTAGTCAAATTTGCTTTGAATTGATAGCCAATGGAGAACATATATATCCTCCAGTTGGCACAAGGGTGGCTAAGGTTTCATCAGATCATCTTTGGTTACTCTATTTGTTTCCTAAATTTTTCGGAGAAGAAGATTTGATAAAATTATTGTGGGGATGTGATGAGAATGGATTCATTAAGATTGGCATTCACTTTAGAGCTCGTGACTTTGAGATGAAGAAATGGGGGTTGCGTAGGGTATACAAGAAAGACATCGAAGATCACAACCAAACAATGGCTCAAAGTAGCAACAATAACATCATTCCTTATAAGGGCTTGGATGTTTTCCGTCATAATTTTGTCAATTTGGCAGTGGTAGCGAAAGGTAGCAAAGCCAAGCGAAGTCGTGATGACTATGATGGGACTACACCTAGTGGAGAAGGAAGCTCTGATGACATACCACACCCAAAAAGAATTGAAAGAGTCCCTGAATTTATGGCCCTTGGTAATTCTGATTGTGAGGAGTCAAGTGAGTACATGGAATGTTGTGAGGAATTAAGTGATTGCCAGGAATCTAGTGAAAGTGACCGGGAAGCTTAA
- the LOC115960941 gene encoding U-box domain-containing protein 9 → MAKTDVNDSSDPTVMAKVTELKKELQRLVKAIVDDDEDCSIESIDEAKEKLCALKELKQRRNQRSLSVKLLDSLTCPEEFRCPLSKELMRDPVMLATGQTYDRPFIQKWLNAGNRTCPLTQQVLLHTILTPNHLVRGVISQWCRSRGIELSDSVHDINDEGVTDAVRDHFLSLLEKMSLTPPEQKKAAKELRLLTKRMPSFRALFGESIDAIPQLLNPFSENKSQTSIHPDLQEDVITTLLNLSIHDSNKKLVAETPKVIPLLTEALRSGTIETRTNAAATLFTLSALDSNKALIGKSGALKPLIDLLEEGHPLAMKDVASAIFSLCMIHENRSRAVRDGAVRVILKKIMDRMHVDELLAILAMLSSHPKAIEEMGEVGAVPCLLSIIRESSCGRNKENCIAILHSICLNDRTKWKEMREEENTYGTISDLAKNGTSRAKRKASSILERLNRVVNIMHTS, encoded by the exons atggcTAAGACAGATGTGAATGATTCTTCTGATCCGACTGTGATGGCGAAAGTGACAGAGTTGAAGAAAGAGTTGCAGAGATTGGTGAAGGCTAtagttgatgatgatgaggattgTAGCATTGAAAGCATTGATGAGGCTAAGGAAAAGCTTTGTGCTTTGAAGGAATTGAAGCAGAGGAGGAACCAGCGTTCGCTCTCGGTGAAGCTTCTTGATTCTCTGACGTGTCCTGAGGAGTTTCGTTGCCCTTTGTCCAAGGAATTGATGAGAGATCCTGTTATGCTTGCCACAGGCCAG ACATATGATAGACCCTTCATTCAGAAATGGCTAAACGCTGGCAACCGGACATGCCCTCTAACCCAACAAGTTCTCCTTCACACAATTCTTACTCCAAATCACTTAGTCCGAGGAGTGATATCTCAGTGGTGTAGAAGCCGGGGCATTGAATTGTCAGATTCTGTTCACGATATTAACGATGAAGGGGTAACAGATGCAGTTCGtgaccattttctttctttgctgGAGAAGATGTCTTTGACACCTCCTGAACAAAAAAAAGCTGCAAAAGAGCTTCGGCTGTTGACAAAGAGGATGCCCTCATTCCGGGCACTCTTTGGCGAGTCTATAGATGCCATTCCTCAATTGCTCAATCCTTTTTCTGaaaacaaatctcaaaccaGTATTCACCCAGATCTCCAAGAAGACGTGATCACAACACTCTTGAATCTCTCAATCCATGACAGCAACAAAAAGCTTGTTGCTGAAACTCCAAAGGTAATTCCTCTACTTACAGAAGCATTGAGGTCAGGAACCATTGAGACAAGGACCAATGCCGCTGCAACCCTTTTCACTTTGTCAGCTCTTGATTCAAACAAGGCACTTATTGGGAAATCTGGTGCACTAAAACCACTCATTGACCTATTAGAAGAGGGACATCCTTTAGCTATGAAAGATGTTGCTTCAGCAATCTTTAGCCTATGCATGATCCATGAGAACAGATCTAGAGCTGTGCGGGATGGTGCAGTGAGAGTGATTCTGAAAAAGATCATGGACCGTATGCATGTGGATGAGTTGTTGGCTATCCTTGCAATGCTCTCAAGCCATCCAAAGGCCATTGAAGAAATGGGAGAAGTTGGAGCTGTTCCTTGCTTGCTTAGCATTATTAGAGAGAGCAGTTGTGGACGGAACAAGGAGAATTGCATTGCAATCCTCCACTCTATCTGTTTGAATGATCGAACTAAGTGGAAGGAaatgagagaagaagagaaCACCTATGGAACCATCTCTGATCTTGCTAAGAATGGAACTTCAAGAGCCAAGAGAAAGGCCAGCAGCATTCTTGAGAGACTGAACAGGGTTGTTAATATAATGCATACTTCATGA
- the LOC115960322 gene encoding TMV resistance protein N-like isoform X2 has product MASMSTEKASSSLSFSSIPQWKYDVFLSFRGEDTLYSFKDRLYDALKQKDIFTFKDKGKLGKGKSISPEHLKAIEESRFVIVIFSKNYASSTWCLDELAKVTRCMKKTGMTILPVFYNVDPSDVREQTGTFAKAFLEHEEHFKENIEKVQTWRAALREVANLASWHLQNETETKFIQNIVRLILNKLSGTFLVDTNGLVGINLRVEKLKSHLAMESNDVRIIGICGTGGMSKTTLARVVYGMISNQFEACCFIANVREVFKKYGLLWLQQTLLNELLMHNDMNVQGVDCGVLIKNRLRHKKIFLILDDVNELDQLNKLVGGHDWFGPGSRIIITTRDVHLLMTRKVDGIYEIEGLNYDEAFQLFNLKAFGKEHPTTDYLELSQAFVHYASGLPLAIEVLGSFLFKRRIDEWQSALDRLEKFPERKILNVLQISYDGLQETEKEIFLDNACFFNHMSRDFIIEIVDHLELLPKIELRVLNEKSLIKFHDKQLWMHDLLQQMGRDIVCHECSKDPGKRSRLWVYKDIDDVLTKKMGTETVQSIVLELSEPKKVYWDREAFSKMKCLKLLQIHHVQLMHDPKHLPNSLRFLDWSEYPSKSLPSSFQSNELVKLRLNCSNIERLWKGTKSFERLKFIELNKSLKLIETPDITEVPVLEKLILEDCVKLCEIHPSVGVHERLTLLNLKGCKSLKILPNKFEMKSLDILILSGCLKLKRIPEFAKNMGCVSGLYLDGIAITKLPTSIGNLTRLASLSVRDCKNLMSLPLTLFNMESLVNVNFSGCSKLCKLLENLGTTESVEELDVGGSAIRMMRSSNAFFKTLKKLAFGGFKLRNPDPMGSLSTSLLRSCSLIDLDISYCNLNAIPNDICCLSSLKHLDLSGNNFGCLPESIAQLSILKSLSVKNCTSLLSLPKLPLNIDCIWGFGCTSLDTVPNLLKPNSLCEAELWLSGCSKLVDNQGFIDMFLAMIKKNLQGHSIAYRYGMVIPGSEIPEWFCHQSMGAEVNIKQPSHLCYDEWVGIAFCVVICSHNQMVDPFLFGSQICFELIANGEHIYPPVGTRVAKVSSDHLWLLYLFPKFFGEEDLIKLLWGCDENGFIKIGIHFRARDFEMKKWGLRRVYKKDIEDHNQTMAQSSNNNIIPYKGLDVFRHNFVNLAVVAKGSKAKRSRDDYDGTTPSGEGSSDDIPHPKRIERVPEFMALGNSDCEESSEYMECCEELSDCQESSESDREA; this is encoded by the exons ATGGCCTCTATGAGCACGGAAAAAGCCTCATCttcattatcattttcttcAATACCACAATGGAAATACGATGTCTTTCTTAGTTTTAGAGGTGAGGACACCCTCTATAGTTTCAAGGATCGTCTATATGATGCCTTGAAACAAAAGGACATTTTCACCTTTAAAGACAAAGGAAAACTTGGGAAAGGAAAATCGATTTCACCGGAGCACTtgaaagcaatagaagaatcAAGATTTGTCATtgtcattttttcaaaaaactatgcGTCTTCAACATGGTGTCTAGATGAACTTGCAAAGGTCACAAGATGCATGAAAAAGACGGGAATGACAATTCTACCTGTTTTTTATAATGTTGATCCATCTGATGTACGAGAACAAACAGGAACTTTTGCAAAAGCTTTTcttgaacatgaagaacatttCAAGGAGAACATAGAGAAGGTGCAAACATGGAGAGCAGCATTAAGAGAAGTAGCCAATCTCGCCAGTTGGCATTTACAAAACGA GACTGAGACCAAATTTATCCAAAACATTGTGAGACTGATATTAAATAAATTGAGTGGCACATTTTTAGTAGATACTAACGGACTAGTAGGAATAAATCTCCGAGTTGAGAAATTGAAGTCACATTTAGCCATGGAGTCAAATGATGTTCGCATTATAGGAATTTGTGGGACGGGAGGAATGAGTAAGACAACTCTTGCTAGAGTTGTTTATGGTATGATTTCCAATCAATTTGAAGCTTGTTGTTTTATTGCTAATGTCAGggaagtttttaaaaaatatggttTACTTTGGTTACAACAAACACTTTTGAATGAACTTTTGATGCATAATGATATGAATGTACAAGGTGTTGATTGTGGAGTTCTCATCAAGAATAGGTTACgtcacaaaaagatttttctcattcttgatGATGTAAATGAATTAGACCAACTGAACAAATTAGTTGGGGGACATGATTGGTTTGGTCCAGGTAGTAGAATTATCATAACAACAAGAGATGTGCATTTGCTAATGACAAGGAAAGTAGATGGAATATATGAGATTGAAGGATTGAATTATGATGAAGCTTTTCAACTCTTTAATTTGAAAGCTTTTGGAAAAGAGCATCCTACCACAGATTATCTAGAGTTGTCCCAAGCCTTCGTACATTATGCTAGTGGTCTTCCTTTAGCCATTGAGGTTTTGGGTTCCTTTTTGTTCAAGAGACGTATAGATGAATGGCAAAGTGCATTAGATAGACTCGAAAAATTTCCCGAAAGAAAAATTCTTAATGTGCTTCAAATAAGCTATGATGGACTTCAAGAAACAGAGAAGGAAATTTTCCTGGATAATGCATGCTTCTTTAATCACATGAGTCGAGATTTTATCATAGAAATAGTAGATCATCTTGAGCTTCTCCCTAAAATTGAATTAAGGGTTCTTAATGAAAAATCTCTCATAAAATTCCATGACAAACAATTGTGGATGCATGATTTACTACAACAAATGGGTCGAGACATAGTTTGTCACGAGTGCTCTAAAGATCCTGGGAAGCGTAGTAGATTATGGGTGTATAAagacattgatgatgtgctaacaaaaaaaatg GGGACAGAGACAGTTCAAAGCATAGTATTAGAGCTGTCTGAACCGAAAAAGGTATATTGGGATCGTGAAGCCTTTTCAAAGATGAAATGTCTAAAGTTGCTCCAAATTCATCATGTTCAACTAATGCATGATCCCAAACATCTTCCTAATAGCTTAAGATTTCTTGATTGGAGTGAGTACCCTTCAAAATCTTTGCCATCAAGTTTCCAATCAAATGAACTTGTTAAACTTCGCTTGAATTGCAGTAACATCGAACGACTTTGGAAAGGAACAAAG TCTTTTGAGAGGTTGAAATTCATCGAATTGAACAAGTCCCTAAAACTTATTGAAACCCCAGATATCACGGAAGTCCCAGTTCTTGAGAAATTGATTCTTGAAGATTGCGTAAAATTATGTGAGATACATCCATCAGTTGGAGTTCATGAAAGGCTTACTCTTCTTAATTTAAAAGGTTGCAAAAGCCTCAAAattcttccaaacaaatttgaaatgaaGTCTCTTGACATTCTTATTCTTTCAGGATgcttaaaactaaaaagaattCCAGAGTTTGCAAAAAACATGGGATGTGTATCTGGGCTTTACTTGGATGGCATTGCTATTACAAAATTACCCACCTCAATTGGGAATTTGACTAGACTTGCTTCATTGAGTGTAAGAGATTGCAAAAATCTTATGTCACTTCCTCTAACTCTTTTTAATATGGAGTCACTTGTAAATGTCAATTTTTCTGGATGCTCAAAACTTTGTAAACTACTAGAGAATTTGGGGACTACTGAAAGTGTAGAAGAGCTTGATGTGGGTGGAAGTGCTATAAGAATGATGCGTTCTTCCAATGCTTTCTTCAAAACTCTTAAAAAACTAGCTTTTGGTGGATTTAAGTTGAGGAATCCCGATCCCATGGGCTCGTTATCAACTTCACTATTGCGTTCGTGTTCTTTGATCGATTTGGATATAAGTTATTGCAATCTAAATGCAATCCCCAATGACATTTGCTGCTTATCCTCCTTAAAACATTTAGATTTAAGTGGAAATAATTTTGGTTGCTTACCGGAAAGCATTGCTCAACTATCTATTCTAAAATCTTTGAGTGTAAAGAATTGCACAAGCCTTCTATCATTGCCGAAACTTCCATTAAATATTGATTGTATTTGGGGATTTGGTTGTACCTCACTGGACACAGTACCAAATCTATTGAAACCAAATTCTTTATGTGAGGCAGAACTTTGGCTTTCAGGTTGCAGTAAACTGGTTGACAATCAAGGCTTCATTGACATGTTTCTTGCAATGATAAAAAAGAACcttcag GGACACTCTATTGCATATAGATACGGAATGGTTATTCCTGGAAGTGAAATTCCAGAGTGGTTTTGTCATCAAAGTATGGGGGCTGAAGTGAACATAAAACAACCTTCTCATTTATGTTATGATGAGTGGGTGGGAATTGCTTTTTGTGTTGTGATTTGTTCTCATAACCAAATGGTTGATCCTTTTCTATTTGGTAGTCAAATTTGCTTTGAATTGATAGCCAATGGAGAACATATATATCCTCCAGTTGGCACAAGGGTGGCTAAGGTTTCATCAGATCATCTTTGGTTACTCTATTTGTTTCCTAAATTTTTCGGAGAAGAAGATTTGATAAAATTATTGTGGGGATGTGATGAGAATGGATTCATTAAGATTGGCATTCACTTTAGAGCTCGTGACTTTGAGATGAAGAAATGGGGGTTGCGTAGGGTATACAAGAAAGACATCGAAGATCACAACCAAACAATGGCTCAAAGTAGCAACAATAACATCATTCCTTATAAGGGCTTGGATGTTTTCCGTCATAATTTTGTCAATTTGGCAGTGGTAGCGAAAGGTAGCAAAGCCAAGCGAAGTCGTGATGACTATGATGGGACTACACCTAGTGGAGAAGGAAGCTCTGATGACATACCACACCCAAAAAGAATTGAAAGAGTCCCTGAATTTATGGCCCTTGGTAATTCTGATTGTGAGGAGTCAAGTGAGTACATGGAATGTTGTGAGGAATTAAGTGATTGCCAGGAATCTAGTGAAAGTGACCGGGAAGCTTAA